From Irregularibacter muris, a single genomic window includes:
- a CDS encoding glutamine--tRNA ligase/YqeY domain fusion protein yields MDNNTSSNFIRNIVIEDLESGKHKEIITRFPPEPNGYLHIGHAKSITLNFELAREFKGKTNLRFDDTNPLKEDVEYVESIKEDVQWLGFKWDNLHFASDYFEYMYEKAILLIQKGKAYVDDLSSEEIREYRGSLTQPGKESPYRNRSVKENLELFEAMAKGEYQDGSKVLRAKIDMTSPNMNMRDPVLYRIAHASHHNTGDKWCIYPMYDFAHPLGDAIEGVTHSVCTLEFEDHRPLYNWVIEECETENVPRQYEFARLNLTNTVMSKRKLKQLVDEGIVDSWDDPRMPTISGLRRKGYTPEAIRNFCREIGVARNYSMVDMQMLEHFIRDDLKQKALRTMAILKPLKVVITNYPEGQIEYLPAENNPENPEMGERRIPFSREIYIEQEDFMENPPKKYFRLFPGNEVRLKHAYFIQCNEVIKDDEGNVVEIRCTYDPETKSGTGFTGRKVKGTIHWVEASQAMPAEMRLYEPLILDEDQKEERHFLENINPNSLEVLQGLVEPTMADAKLHDKFQFFRHGYFNVDPKYTTKDKLVFNRIVSLKSSFKLNR; encoded by the coding sequence ATGGATAATAATACTTCATCAAATTTTATTAGAAATATAGTTATTGAAGATTTAGAATCAGGAAAACACAAGGAAATTATCACTCGTTTCCCACCAGAGCCCAATGGATATTTACACATCGGTCATGCAAAATCTATTACACTGAATTTTGAATTGGCCCGTGAATTTAAAGGGAAAACAAATCTTCGCTTTGATGATACTAACCCTTTGAAGGAAGATGTGGAATATGTGGAATCCATTAAAGAAGATGTACAGTGGCTAGGATTTAAGTGGGATAATCTACACTTTGCTTCGGATTATTTTGAATACATGTATGAAAAAGCAATCTTATTAATTCAAAAAGGAAAAGCCTATGTAGATGATTTATCCTCAGAAGAGATTAGGGAATACAGAGGAAGTTTGACTCAACCTGGTAAGGAAAGTCCTTATAGAAACCGTTCTGTAAAAGAAAATTTAGAATTATTTGAAGCTATGGCCAAGGGAGAATACCAAGATGGCTCTAAAGTACTAAGAGCAAAAATAGATATGACTTCCCCCAACATGAACATGAGAGATCCGGTATTATATCGTATTGCCCATGCTTCCCATCACAATACAGGAGACAAATGGTGTATTTATCCTATGTATGATTTCGCTCATCCTTTAGGGGATGCCATAGAAGGGGTAACCCACTCTGTTTGTACCCTAGAGTTTGAAGACCATAGGCCTTTATATAATTGGGTAATAGAAGAATGTGAGACAGAGAATGTACCCCGCCAATATGAGTTTGCTAGATTGAATTTGACCAATACGGTAATGAGCAAAAGAAAACTTAAACAATTGGTAGATGAGGGAATAGTGGATTCATGGGATGATCCTCGTATGCCTACCATTTCAGGACTTAGAAGAAAAGGGTATACTCCTGAAGCCATTAGAAACTTCTGCCGAGAAATTGGTGTAGCCAGAAATTATAGTATGGTAGATATGCAAATGTTAGAACATTTCATTAGAGATGATTTAAAACAAAAAGCATTAAGAACCATGGCTATACTAAAACCCTTAAAGGTAGTTATTACAAACTATCCTGAAGGTCAAATAGAATATTTACCAGCGGAAAATAATCCTGAAAATCCAGAAATGGGAGAAAGAAGAATACCTTTTTCTAGGGAAATCTATATTGAGCAGGAGGACTTCATGGAAAATCCGCCCAAGAAATATTTCAGACTGTTTCCTGGAAATGAAGTGCGTCTTAAACATGCCTACTTTATTCAATGTAATGAGGTCATCAAAGATGATGAGGGCAATGTGGTAGAAATCCGCTGTACCTATGATCCAGAAACCAAAAGTGGTACGGGTTTTACAGGAAGAAAAGTAAAAGGAACAATTCACTGGGTGGAAGCTAGCCAAGCAATGCCAGCTGAAATGAGATTATATGAGCCTTTAATCCTTGATGAAGATCAAAAAGAAGAAAGACATTTCCTAGAGAATATCAATCCCAATTCTTTAGAGGTATTACAAGGTCTTGTAGAGCCCACTATGGCCGACGCAAAACTCCATGATAAATTCCAGTTTTTCCGTCATGGTTACTTTAATGTTGATCCTAAATATACCACAAAGGATAAGTTGGTCTTTAATCGGATTGTATCCCTAAAAAGCTCTTTTAAATTAAACCGATAA
- a CDS encoding AbrB family transcriptional regulator, translating into MEKLMLTLLAAGAGGLLGIKLKIPAGAMIGSMFAVALLNIFTDKGYIPGNFKLVAQMVIGGLIGLRFTKESFYELRELIFPTIILVIGLTTLCVITGYIVYRFTDLDLVTALFSTAPGGLADTTIIAEAYGADVKKVALMHLMRLITVITLLPLVIRYIIEHIPN; encoded by the coding sequence ATGGAAAAACTTATGCTTACCCTTTTGGCAGCAGGGGCAGGAGGCCTGTTGGGAATAAAACTTAAGATTCCCGCTGGAGCCATGATTGGATCTATGTTTGCTGTAGCCCTATTAAATATCTTTACCGATAAGGGGTATATCCCTGGGAATTTTAAACTGGTAGCCCAAATGGTCATTGGAGGGCTTATTGGGCTTCGATTTACAAAAGAATCCTTTTATGAGTTAAGAGAATTGATTTTTCCTACCATTATCTTAGTGATAGGGCTTACAACCCTATGCGTAATTACAGGATATATTGTTTACCGTTTCACTGATTTAGATTTAGTAACAGCTTTGTTTAGTACAGCTCCCGGTGGGCTTGCGGATACTACTATTATTGCAGAGGCCTATGGCGCCGACGTAAAAAAGGTAGCTTTAATGCATTTGATGCGATTAATTACTGTCATTACCCTATTGCCCCTTGTGATCAGATATATCATTGAGCATATCCCCAATTAG
- a CDS encoding 2-hydroxycarboxylate transporter family protein, whose translation MGEKITTNQLKSNNGFTIFGMPVYLFVIFAVIMVASIFTETLGTGMASSFALLYFLGIIFNEVGERVPLWNTYIGGGPILAFIGTAYLVYAGILPAKYVESATVFMDDVDFLTLFVVVLITGSVLSVDRKLLVRSFLGYIPAILGGVLFAMIFGIVAGLFMGIAPVEVAIKYVLPIMGGGNGAGAVPLSEIWEATTGQPKGEYYSFAISILTIGNIFAIIAAALLNKLGKAKPALTGDKTNLMRKSAELDAEDKVDYKPNLREIANGLVLAGMFYALGSLFSGYILPSIGGVVIHKFAYMIIFVVLANAFNLIPENLKVGAKKLQTFFTKQFLLVMMAGVGIAFTDLGEIIAAITLQNVVVAVFIIIGAVVGSGLVGHLVGFFFVDSSVTAGLCMANRGGSGDIQVLGAADRMELMPYAQISSRLGGGLVLVIGSVLFGLFM comes from the coding sequence ATGGGTGAAAAAATTACAACAAATCAGCTAAAGAGTAATAATGGTTTTACCATATTCGGAATGCCAGTTTATCTATTTGTTATTTTTGCAGTAATTATGGTAGCATCTATCTTTACAGAAACTCTGGGAACTGGTATGGCGAGCTCATTTGCATTATTATATTTTCTAGGAATTATTTTTAATGAAGTAGGGGAAAGAGTTCCTCTTTGGAATACCTATATCGGTGGTGGCCCTATTTTAGCCTTTATAGGAACAGCCTATTTAGTTTATGCAGGCATTTTACCTGCAAAGTACGTGGAGTCTGCCACGGTATTTATGGATGATGTTGATTTTCTAACTCTATTCGTAGTGGTACTGATTACTGGTTCTGTATTATCAGTAGACAGAAAATTATTGGTAAGATCATTCTTAGGATATATTCCAGCCATTCTTGGGGGTGTATTATTTGCCATGATCTTTGGAATTGTGGCAGGACTTTTCATGGGAATTGCCCCTGTAGAAGTTGCTATAAAATATGTACTACCTATTATGGGTGGTGGTAACGGTGCAGGAGCTGTGCCTTTAAGTGAAATTTGGGAGGCTACCACAGGACAACCTAAGGGTGAATATTACTCCTTTGCTATTTCCATCCTAACCATAGGAAATATCTTTGCGATTATTGCAGCCGCCTTATTAAATAAATTAGGAAAGGCAAAGCCTGCATTGACAGGGGATAAGACCAACCTAATGAGAAAATCTGCTGAACTTGATGCAGAGGATAAGGTAGATTACAAACCAAATTTAAGAGAGATAGCCAATGGTCTTGTTTTGGCAGGAATGTTCTATGCCCTAGGAAGTTTATTCTCTGGATATATTCTTCCAAGTATTGGAGGCGTTGTCATTCATAAGTTTGCCTATATGATTATTTTCGTAGTTCTTGCCAATGCCTTCAATCTTATTCCTGAGAACCTAAAGGTAGGGGCAAAGAAATTACAAACCTTCTTTACCAAACAATTCCTTTTAGTTATGATGGCAGGTGTGGGGATTGCTTTCACAGATTTAGGAGAAATTATTGCTGCGATCACCCTTCAAAATGTTGTAGTAGCGGTATTCATCATAATTGGTGCAGTAGTAGGTAGTGGTTTAGTAGGTCACTTAGTAGGATTCTTCTTTGTAGACTCTTCTGTAACTGCTGGTCTTTGTATGGCCAATAGGGGAGGTTCCGGTGATATCCAAGTATTAGGAGCTGCTGATAGAATGGAATTAATGCCCTATGCTCAAATCTCATCCCGTCTAGGGGGAGGACTTGTGTTGGTTATTGGTAGTGTACTATTTGGATTATTTATGTAA
- a CDS encoding GGDEF domain-containing protein, which translates to MVKNQLSIDEFVKHIEFSRKLYDIARIVDPIKNQVLDYSGGHILASNTICYDFWQRGVVCENCISRRALQEKKPFMKIEYNGEKIYMVQAIPLALMEQEVVLELLKDISEERLLFDIVDESRNDIYKLLEERNAFIIKDALTDVYNLRYIKERLPYEIINSHIQDQYISLMILDIDHFRNINKVHGPEYGNHVLKTLAQKVQGKVKEKGWMARYTDDAFILCIEDIDPQGTKEKAQEIRKMIENHPFTYKETTKEITISIGVYTALKPDINADEFIEEAYSLLLQGKKEGGNRVVAKE; encoded by the coding sequence ATGGTAAAAAATCAATTATCTATAGATGAATTTGTAAAACATATAGAATTTTCAAGAAAATTATATGATATTGCCCGTATAGTAGATCCAATAAAAAATCAAGTGTTGGATTATTCTGGAGGACATATTCTAGCTTCCAATACAATTTGTTATGATTTTTGGCAGAGGGGTGTGGTTTGTGAAAACTGTATTTCCAGAAGAGCCCTTCAAGAGAAAAAACCCTTTATGAAGATTGAATATAATGGGGAAAAGATATATATGGTGCAGGCTATCCCCTTAGCATTAATGGAGCAGGAAGTCGTACTAGAGCTATTAAAGGACATCAGTGAGGAGCGTCTACTATTTGATATTGTAGATGAATCTAGAAACGATATCTATAAATTATTGGAAGAGAGAAATGCTTTCATTATTAAAGATGCCCTAACAGATGTATATAATCTCAGATATATTAAGGAACGACTACCCTATGAAATCATAAATAGCCATATACAAGATCAATATATTTCTCTCATGATCTTAGATATTGATCATTTTCGAAATATCAATAAAGTCCATGGTCCTGAATATGGAAATCATGTACTGAAAACCCTAGCCCAAAAAGTACAGGGAAAAGTGAAAGAAAAGGGATGGATGGCAAGATATACTGACGATGCGTTTATCCTTTGCATAGAGGACATAGATCCCCAAGGGACTAAGGAAAAGGCTCAGGAAATCAGAAAAATGATAGAAAATCACCCTTTTACTTATAAAGAGACTACGAAAGAGATCACCATCAGTATAGGGGTTTATACGGCTCTAAAGCCAGATATTAATGCGGATGAATTTATAGAGGAGGCCTATTCTCTACTCCTTCAGGGAAAAAAAGAAGGGGGAAATAGGGTAGTGGCCAAGGAATAG